The following proteins come from a genomic window of Pirellula staleyi DSM 6068:
- a CDS encoding peptidylprolyl isomerase codes for MTGTESSTQNSVGSPSRAARLLRWGIPAAMVIAAGVAIRQIPMSTATAQAPARPVARPAAPAAQPTARPAAPAGQPAAQTASRTSPPTMVAPSKKTLQVMAVVNGEQITRTDLGRECMRRFGNEVLESMLNRQLILDACAAQNIVITEQDVDDEVDRIANKFGLPRDRWLQLLREERGFSEQEYRTTVVWQMIALRRLVADKIQVTPEELKMAFESEFGPKVRARMIAVSSKEKADQVLAAAAAKPESFGDLAKQYCEDPAVASARGVIPPIRMHTGDPTLEQIAFSLKPGELSSVIKVANLYYILLCDEQVPRMVLAPQHIPAQQERLTDKLRENKLRVSAAQFFENMRKSAQVVNVFEDPAKQKAMPGVAATINGRPVSMLQLSEECISRNGESVLEGEINRKLLEQQLAKRKLVITQQDIDAEVARAAASFGFVKADQTPDVERWMKTVIDEQGATPDLYIRDAVWPSVALKKLVGNRVEVTEEDLQKGYESNYGPRVEVLACVLTDQRQAQKVWEMARANPTNDFFAELARQYSVEPSSRSNGGQVPPIRRYGGGAAIEEEAFKLKAGELSGLIAVGDQYIILRCLGRTSPVKADFATVKDELVADIQEKKLRILMNSEFDNTVASAQIDNFLAGTSQSGRTSKVGQLPAIAPAGGPAAANNATRVAPASATAPR; via the coding sequence ATGACTGGAACGGAATCCTCGACTCAAAATTCGGTTGGCTCGCCCTCGCGTGCCGCACGACTTCTCCGCTGGGGCATTCCGGCGGCCATGGTAATCGCTGCCGGTGTGGCGATTCGCCAGATCCCCATGAGCACCGCCACGGCTCAAGCCCCGGCTCGTCCGGTCGCTCGCCCCGCAGCTCCAGCAGCGCAGCCCACAGCCCGCCCGGCAGCACCTGCTGGTCAGCCCGCTGCTCAAACAGCCTCGCGCACATCGCCCCCCACGATGGTCGCCCCTAGCAAAAAGACGCTGCAGGTGATGGCCGTGGTAAACGGCGAGCAGATCACCCGCACCGATCTTGGCCGCGAATGCATGCGTCGCTTCGGGAACGAAGTGCTCGAGAGCATGCTCAATCGTCAGCTGATCCTCGATGCCTGTGCCGCTCAAAACATCGTGATCACCGAACAAGATGTCGACGACGAAGTCGATCGCATCGCCAACAAGTTTGGTCTCCCCCGCGATCGCTGGCTGCAACTGCTGCGTGAAGAGCGCGGCTTTAGCGAACAAGAGTATCGCACCACGGTGGTGTGGCAGATGATTGCCCTGCGACGTTTGGTGGCTGACAAAATTCAGGTCACCCCCGAAGAACTCAAAATGGCGTTCGAGTCGGAATTTGGTCCGAAAGTTCGCGCTCGCATGATCGCCGTCAGCTCGAAAGAGAAGGCCGATCAAGTTCTCGCCGCTGCTGCTGCCAAACCCGAATCGTTCGGCGATCTGGCGAAGCAATATTGCGAAGATCCTGCAGTTGCCTCGGCTCGCGGCGTGATCCCACCAATTCGGATGCACACGGGCGACCCCACTCTCGAACAAATCGCCTTCTCGCTGAAACCGGGCGAACTCTCGAGCGTCATTAAAGTGGCCAACCTCTACTACATTCTGCTGTGCGACGAGCAAGTCCCTCGCATGGTGCTCGCTCCGCAGCACATCCCTGCTCAGCAGGAACGTCTCACGGATAAACTTCGCGAAAACAAGCTCCGCGTGTCGGCTGCCCAGTTCTTCGAGAACATGCGTAAGTCGGCTCAGGTCGTCAACGTGTTTGAAGATCCTGCAAAGCAAAAAGCAATGCCAGGGGTTGCCGCGACCATCAACGGTCGCCCGGTCAGCATGCTGCAACTTTCCGAAGAATGCATCTCCCGCAATGGCGAATCGGTGCTCGAAGGGGAAATCAATCGCAAGCTGCTCGAGCAACAACTGGCCAAACGGAAGCTGGTGATCACGCAGCAAGATATCGATGCCGAAGTGGCTCGCGCTGCAGCTTCGTTCGGTTTCGTGAAAGCCGATCAAACGCCCGATGTCGAACGCTGGATGAAGACCGTGATTGATGAGCAGGGAGCGACTCCCGACCTCTACATTCGCGATGCTGTTTGGCCTTCGGTGGCGCTCAAGAAGCTGGTGGGCAATCGTGTCGAAGTGACCGAAGAAGACCTGCAAAAGGGTTACGAATCGAACTACGGTCCTCGGGTGGAAGTGCTCGCTTGCGTTCTCACCGATCAACGCCAGGCCCAAAAGGTTTGGGAAATGGCTCGCGCCAATCCCACCAACGACTTTTTTGCGGAACTCGCTCGCCAATACTCGGTCGAACCTTCGTCGCGTAGCAACGGTGGTCAAGTTCCTCCGATTCGTCGCTACGGTGGCGGTGCTGCCATCGAAGAAGAAGCGTTCAAACTGAAGGCGGGCGAACTCTCGGGTCTGATCGCCGTGGGTGATCAGTACATCATTCTTCGCTGCCTCGGTCGCACCAGCCCAGTGAAAGCCGACTTCGCCACGGTGAAGGACGAGCTGGTGGCCGACATCCAAGAGAAGAAGCTCCGCATCCTGATGAATTCCGAGTTCGACAACACGGTCGCCTCGGCTCAAATCGACAACTTCCTCGCCGGTACGTCGCAAAGTGGCCGGACCAGCAAAGTGGGGCAGCTTCCAGCAATCGCTCCTGCCGGTGGACCTGCTGCCGCCAACAACGCCACCCGCGTTGCTCCTGCCTCGGCCACAGCCCCTCGCTAA
- a CDS encoding SGNH/GDSL hydrolase family protein, whose translation MYFPPLRPIAIATLAVLSLTLFTLTSQAEEPQGKAAAAVAAPEKLPELFSGAKNVVFLGDSITYGGRYIEIIEGVFRTKFYDLDLDFINVGLPSETVSGLSEPGHAGGKFPRPDVHERLVRMFDKLHPDVVFACYGMNCGIYHPLGEERFKAYREKMQLLHDIATQQGAQIVHLTPPPFDPQPLAGKTLPAGLEEYRQPFEGYDSVLEAYSKWLLSKRDEGWTVIDLHGPMNDYLKQQRKQDPKFVLAGDGVHHGATGQWLMAKQVLMTLFPSDKDIAAAASLEVLMPAGTTNAKLLDLVAQRQRVRKDAWLTEIGHLRPGMNRGKSVKEAEAEAAAIEASIRKLSISSAP comes from the coding sequence ATGTATTTCCCGCCTCTCCGGCCGATCGCGATTGCCACTTTAGCGGTGCTTTCACTCACACTATTTACCCTGACATCTCAAGCTGAAGAGCCTCAAGGGAAAGCGGCTGCCGCAGTGGCCGCACCCGAGAAGCTTCCCGAACTGTTTTCTGGCGCCAAAAACGTGGTGTTTCTGGGGGACAGCATTACCTACGGTGGACGCTACATCGAAATCATCGAAGGGGTGTTCCGGACCAAGTTCTACGACCTCGATCTCGATTTCATCAATGTCGGACTACCGAGCGAGACGGTTTCGGGACTCTCCGAGCCGGGACATGCCGGGGGGAAGTTTCCACGACCCGATGTCCACGAGCGGCTGGTGCGAATGTTCGACAAGTTGCACCCCGATGTGGTGTTTGCCTGCTACGGCATGAACTGCGGCATCTATCACCCGCTCGGCGAAGAGCGTTTCAAAGCCTATCGCGAAAAAATGCAGCTGCTGCACGACATCGCCACGCAGCAAGGGGCGCAGATTGTGCACCTCACACCACCGCCGTTCGATCCGCAGCCTCTCGCGGGAAAAACATTGCCCGCTGGTCTCGAGGAATATCGACAGCCGTTTGAAGGGTACGACAGCGTGCTCGAAGCCTACTCGAAGTGGCTCCTTTCAAAACGCGACGAAGGCTGGACCGTGATCGACCTGCATGGGCCGATGAACGACTACCTAAAACAGCAGCGGAAGCAGGACCCGAAGTTTGTCCTGGCAGGAGACGGCGTGCATCATGGCGCCACTGGGCAGTGGCTGATGGCCAAGCAGGTGCTAATGACCCTTTTTCCGAGCGACAAAGATATTGCTGCCGCAGCATCGCTCGAGGTGCTGATGCCAGCCGGGACGACGAACGCCAAACTCCTCGATCTTGTGGCGCAGCGTCAGCGCGTACGGAAAGATGCCTGGCTGACCGAGATTGGCCATCTCCGCCCCGGTATGAATCGCGGAAAATCGGTGAAGGAAGCCGAAGCGGAAGCAGCCGCGATCGAAGCCTCGATTCGCAAGCTTTCGATTTCGAGTGCTCCCTAG